A window of Streptomyces sp. Je 1-332 genomic DNA:
TCCTGTCGCTCGGCACCAACGACCTCGCGCAGTACGCCTTCGCGGCCGACCGTCAGGTGGGCGCTGTGTCCCGGCTCCAGGACCCCTGGCAGCCCGCGCTGCTCGACCTGGTCGCGCTGTCCGCCGAGGCGGCACGGGCTGAGGGCAAGAGCTGTGGTGTGTGTGGCGAGGCGGCGTCCGACCCGCTGCTCGCGTGTGTGCTGACCGGTCTCGGTGTCACCTCCTTGTCGATGGGTGCGGCGTCCATTCCTTACGTGCGGGCGACGCTGGGCAAGTACACGCTGGCGCAGTGCGAGCGTGCGGCGTCCGCCGCGCGTGCCGCGGACAGCGCCGAGGACGCCCGGAAGGCCGCGCAGGCGGTTCTGTCCGGCGAGTAGCCGAAACCAGGTGTGTGAGGGGCGCTCCATCCCGTGCGGGTGGGGCGCCCCTTGGCGTTCAGTGGCGGTGGCTCCCTCCGGGATGGGCGTCGCCGACGATGGGTGCGGCGCAGTAGTCGACGCCTGATTCCGGGGCGACGAGGTCTCCTGACACCGCGTCGGTGCAGTAGGCGTCGAAGACCTCGGCGGCGGTGAGGGGCAGCAGTCGCTCGCCGTGCAGGCGCCAGCCCTGGACGCGGTCGCGTTTTCCGTCCGCGGTGGTGCGCATCACGACGCCCGCGGCGCTGTGCGTGGCGATGCCGACCGCGAGGACCGTGGTGAACTCCAGGGCTTCGGTCTCGTCGAGTTCGGCGTTGCCCTCGGTGTCCTGTGCCGCGTGCAGTGCGGCGAGGAGTGTCTCCTGGGCGGCGGGCACGCTGCAGACGAGGTGCCGGGTGCCGGGACTTGAGGTGTCCAGGAGCTGTACGAGCAGGTCCGAGGCCCGATTGAAGGCGGCCCGGCCGATGTCGTCGCCGCAGACCGCGCACGCGCCGAGGCGGGCCAGGAGCATCGTGGCGTACTCCCAGGTGGCCCGGCGGACCGCCTCGTCGACGAGGTCGGGGAGGAGTTCGGCGAGGGGCTGGCCGTCGTACGGCACGGTGGGGCCGGTGGTGGCGAGTTCGGCGGTGAAGCGGGTGCGGCTTGCCGGGGCGTCGGGGTCGAGGCCGGTCTCGGCGCAGTACTCCGCATATTCCTCGGGGTCGAAGAGGGCGATGGCCGTGTGGCCGCCGTCGGACGCGAGTGACCTGAGGAGGCCTTCTGCCTGCCGGAGGTAGGTCGTGTGGTCGTCGAAGGTGAAGGTGCGGTAGCGGCGCATCGCCGCGAAGTCGTCCTCGTCGGCCAACAGGCCGATGGTGCCGGCGACTTCGCGGCGCAGTGCGCGTCGCATGGTGGTGTGCGGAGTGCGAGTCATGATTCCCCCTGCGGTACGTCGATCAATGCTCACTCAGAGTAATTGGGAGCACTGACAACGGCCGCTGGGGCGGGAGTCAGGAGCGCTTGCGGGCCAGTTCCTCGTAGAAGCGCAGGAGGTCGAGGTTGTCCACCGAGCCGGGGTTGACCGCCTTGTCCAGGGCCGTGCCCTGGAGCAGGCGTTTGACCGGGACCTCGATGCGCTTGCCGGTCAGGGTGTGCGGGATGGCGGGCACCTCGATGACCTCGTCGGGGACATGGCGCGGGGAGAGTTGGGCTCGGATCGTCTGCTTGATGCGGTCGCGCAAGGCGTCGTCGAGGGTGGCGCCGGGGGCGAGGTGGATGAACAGGGGCATCCAGTAGCCGCCGTCGGGCTGTTCGACGCCGATGACGAGGGATTCGCGGATCTCCGGGAGGCGTTCCACGGCTTCGTAGATGTCGGCCGAGCCCATGCGTACGCCCTGGCGGTTGAGCGTGGAGTCGGAGCGGCCGTGGATGACGACCGAGCCGCGCGAGGTCACGGTGATCCAGTCGCCGTGGCGCCAGACGCCGGGATAGGTGTCGAAGTAGCTGTCGTGGTAGCGGCTGCCGTCCGGGTCGTTCCAGAAGTGGATCGGCATGGAGGGCATCGGGTTGGTGACCACGAGTTCGCCGACCTCGTCGATGAGGGGCTTGCCCTGGGGGTCCCAGGCCTGGAGGTCGGTGCCGAGGCCGGGGGCCTGGAGCTCGCCGATGTGGACGGGCAGGGTCGGTACGGCTCCGGCGAAGCAGGAGCAGACGTCCGTGCCGCCGCTGACCGAGGCCATCCACAGGCCGCCGGGGGTCTGGTCGAACTCGTCGTGCAGCCAGCGGAATCCGTCGGGCGGGAGGGGTGAGCCGGTGGTGGCGACGCACTTGACGGTGGAGAGGTCGAAGTCGCGGGCCGGGTGTACGTCTGCTTTGCGGCAGGCCATGACGTACGCCGCCGATGTGCCGAAGAGGGTGGCCTTCGTGCGCTCTGCGATGCGCCACTGGGCGCCGGTGTCGGGGTAGCCGGGGCTGCCGTCGTAGAGGACGATCGTGGTGCCGGTGAGGAGGCCGGAGACGAGGAAGTTCCACATCATCCAGCCGGTGGACGTGTACCAGAAGAAGCGGTCGTCGGGGCCCAGGTCGCAGTGCAGGCCCAGCTGCTTGAGGTGTTCGACGAGGATGCCGCCCTGGGACTGGACGATGGCTTTGGGCAGGCCCGTGGTGCCGGAGGAGTAGAGCACCCACAGGGGGTGGTCGAACGGGACCGGTTCGAAGACGGGTGCCGTATCCGAGGCGGTGAGGGCGGCCCATTCCAGGGCGCCTTCGGGGGCCTCGGTGCCGAGCAGCGGGATGTGGACGACGGCGCGCAGGGTGGGCAGTTCGCGGCGCAGTTCGGCGACGGCGTCGCGGCGGTCGTGCTCCTTGCCGCCGTAGCGGTAGCCGTCGACGGTGAACAGGACGACCGGTTCGACCTGCTGGAAGCGGTCGAGGACGCTGCGTGCGCCGAAGTCGGGGGCGCAGGAGGTCCAGACGGCGCCGACGGCCGCGGTGGCCAGGAGGGCGACGACGGCCTGGGGGATGTTCGGGACGTATCCGCTGACGCGGTCTCCGGGGCGCACGCCCAGGGTGCGCAGCTCCGCCGCGAGGGAGCCCACCTGACGGCGCAGCTCGCCCCAGGTCACGGCGGCGGGCTGATGGGTCTCATCAACGTGGAGGAGAGCCGGGTCGCCCGCGCGCGTGGGGTCCTCGGCGGCACGCAGGGCGTGTTCGGCGTAGTTGAGCGTGGCCCCGGGGAACCATTCGGCGCCCGGCATCGAGCGGTCGCCGAGTACGCGCGCGTAAGGCGTCGAGAACCGCACGTCGAACCAGTCGGTGACCGCTTTCCAGAACGTGTCCAGTTCGTCCACGGACCAGCGGTGCAGGGCCGCGTAGCCGCCTTCGGCGGGTGCTCCGTGGCGTTCGGCGGCCCATGCCTGGAAGCGCGTGATCTGCGCGGCGGCGATCCGTTCCTGGTCGGGCTGCCAGAGCGGTGAGGGGTTCGCTGAGGACATGGGTCGGCTCCCGGGCTCTACGCGTCGTATGCGTGTGTGGTGCGCGCGTGCTGGTCGTGCGCGCGACACGGCTGACAGGGACGATGCCACGTGATCGATTTCGACACCAGGGTGTGCCTCACACAGTCGGCGTGGCGGATATGTGCCGTCGCCCCAGGTGAACGGCAGTTGAACGATGCCCATGCGCGGCTTCTTCGGTGGCAGGGTGAGCAGCATGAACGGTCGTGACCTGGTGCGTTCGATGAAGGCGGTCAGCTTGGTCGGTACGGCGCAGGGGTTGCGTGCGGTGCGGTCCTCTTGGCGCAGGCGGCGGGTGGACGCGGCGGGGCTCGCTCCCCGGGGTGTCGAGCGCACGCGGGTGCCCGGTCCGGTCACGGGGGTGGAGCCGGGGCCGGGAGGCGGGGTGGTGCGGTTCGCCCGTTCCGAGTTGCGGGTGCGGGTCACGACGGGCGGGGCCGTCTTCTGGGGCTGGGACGGTGCGGAGCCCGATCCCTCGTACGCGCTCGTCAGCGGGGGTCCGGAGGCTGACCCGCGGGCCGTCCTCGAGCCGGACAAGGAGGGCGGCTGGCGGGTGGTGTCGGAGCGGGCGACGGTGGTCGTCTCGCGGCTCGGCGCCGTGGAGCTGCGGACGCCCGGCGGTCTGATGCTGCGCCGTGATCTGCCGCCCCGCTGGTGGGAGACGGAGGACGGGGCCGTGCGCTGGCTGCAGCGCTCGCAAGTGGCGGCGGACGCGCGGTTCTTCGGACTCGGGGGACGCGCTCGGGGGCCGCGGCTGCGGAACGGCACGTACCGCCTGTGGAACACCGATCCCGGGCGTTCGTTCGGGCCTGGCGACGGCCCGTTGTACATCACCATGCCCGTGCAGCTCGTCGTGGCCGATGTCGGCTGTCATCTGGTGTTCCACGACAGCACGTGGGACGGCACCGTGGCGGTGCGCGAGGGCGCGGAGGGCGCGGGGTCGGGGCATGACAGGCCGGGTTCGTCCGAGGTGCGCATGGACGGTGGGCCGCTGCGGTGCTGGGTGATGGTGGGCACTCCCGCGCGCGTGCTGCACACATGGGCCTCGCTGACCGGTCAGCCCGCTCTGCCGCCCGCGTGGGCGCTCGGGCACCATCACGCGCGGTGGGGCTTCGGTGGTGAGCGGGAGGTGCGGCGCATCGCGGCCGGTTACCGGGAGCGGGGGCTGCCGCTGGACGCCGTTCATCTGGACATCGATCACTACGAAGCACATCAGGTGTTCACCGTCGACAAGGAGACGTATCCCCATTTGCCGCAGCTGGCCGACGACTTGCTCAGGGACGGCGTGCGCCTGGTGTCGATCGTCGATCCGGCGGTGAAGGCGGAGCCGGGCAACGAGGTCTACGACAGCGGCCGGGCGACGGACGCTTTCGTGCGGGACGCCGCGGGGCGGACGGTGCACGGGGTCGTCTGGCCGGGGCAGGCGGTGTATCCGGACTTCACGGACGCGCGGGTGCGGGCGTGGTGGGGTGGCCTGTACAAGGAACGGCTTGCCCAGGGGTTCGCGGGTTTCTGGCACGACATGAACGAGCCGGTGTCCTTCGCCGCCTTCGGGGAGCCGACACTGCCCCGTTCGGCCCGGCACGCCTTGGAGGGCCGCGGCGGTGACCACCGTGAGGCGCACAACGTGTACGGCCTCGGGATGATGCGCGCCGGGTACGAGGGCCTTGCCGAACTGCACCCCCAGGAGCGGCCGTTCCTGTTCTCGCGCTCCGGGTGGGCGGGAATGCAGCGCTA
This region includes:
- a CDS encoding acetoacetate--CoA ligase; its protein translation is MSSANPSPLWQPDQERIAAAQITRFQAWAAERHGAPAEGGYAALHRWSVDELDTFWKAVTDWFDVRFSTPYARVLGDRSMPGAEWFPGATLNYAEHALRAAEDPTRAGDPALLHVDETHQPAAVTWGELRRQVGSLAAELRTLGVRPGDRVSGYVPNIPQAVVALLATAAVGAVWTSCAPDFGARSVLDRFQQVEPVVLFTVDGYRYGGKEHDRRDAVAELRRELPTLRAVVHIPLLGTEAPEGALEWAALTASDTAPVFEPVPFDHPLWVLYSSGTTGLPKAIVQSQGGILVEHLKQLGLHCDLGPDDRFFWYTSTGWMMWNFLVSGLLTGTTIVLYDGSPGYPDTGAQWRIAERTKATLFGTSAAYVMACRKADVHPARDFDLSTVKCVATTGSPLPPDGFRWLHDEFDQTPGGLWMASVSGGTDVCSCFAGAVPTLPVHIGELQAPGLGTDLQAWDPQGKPLIDEVGELVVTNPMPSMPIHFWNDPDGSRYHDSYFDTYPGVWRHGDWITVTSRGSVVIHGRSDSTLNRQGVRMGSADIYEAVERLPEIRESLVIGVEQPDGGYWMPLFIHLAPGATLDDALRDRIKQTIRAQLSPRHVPDEVIEVPAIPHTLTGKRIEVPVKRLLQGTALDKAVNPGSVDNLDLLRFYEELARKRS
- a CDS encoding TIM-barrel domain-containing protein — encoded protein: MNGRDLVRSMKAVSLVGTAQGLRAVRSSWRRRRVDAAGLAPRGVERTRVPGPVTGVEPGPGGGVVRFARSELRVRVTTGGAVFWGWDGAEPDPSYALVSGGPEADPRAVLEPDKEGGWRVVSERATVVVSRLGAVELRTPGGLMLRRDLPPRWWETEDGAVRWLQRSQVAADARFFGLGGRARGPRLRNGTYRLWNTDPGRSFGPGDGPLYITMPVQLVVADVGCHLVFHDSTWDGTVAVREGAEGAGSGHDRPGSSEVRMDGGPLRCWVMVGTPARVLHTWASLTGQPALPPAWALGHHHARWGFGGEREVRRIAAGYRERGLPLDAVHLDIDHYEAHQVFTVDKETYPHLPQLADDLLRDGVRLVSIVDPAVKAEPGNEVYDSGRATDAFVRDAAGRTVHGVVWPGQAVYPDFTDARVRAWWGGLYKERLAQGFAGFWHDMNEPVSFAAFGEPTLPRSARHALEGRGGDHREAHNVYGLGMMRAGYEGLAELHPQERPFLFSRSGWAGMQRYGGTWSGDVATGWPGLRASLSLVLGLGLCGVPYSGPDVGGFDGSPSPELYLRWFQLGSCLPLFRTHAALRAGRREPWEFGPDVLEHARVALVERRRLLPYFVTLAHLARRTGAPYVRPLWWGSPEDRELRDCEDAFLLGDCLLVAPVLEPGAVRRTVRLPAGRWYDTVTGQMYEGPARVLLEAPLSRIPVLARAGAVLPVRGADGGLELEVWAPTPGRTGGGLVVRDAGDGWEQPEIERFTARWVGKRVVVEREGGEAGEAGLRVTVRGGVGPQT